One window of the Actinomyces procaprae genome contains the following:
- a CDS encoding WhiB family transcriptional regulator, with amino-acid sequence MLGDDDPDEGPLAWQERALCAQTDPEAFFPEKGGSTREAKRVCASCEVREECLEYALANDERFGIWGGLSERERRKLKRRAV; translated from the coding sequence CTGCTCGGCGACGACGATCCCGATGAGGGCCCCCTGGCCTGGCAGGAGCGCGCGCTGTGCGCTCAGACCGACCCCGAGGCCTTCTTCCCTGAGAAGGGAGGCTCCACCCGCGAAGCCAAGCGCGTGTGCGCCTCCTGTGAAGTTCGTGAGGAATGCCTGGAGTACGCCCTGGCCAACGACGAGCGCTTCGGGATTTGGGGAGGACTGTCAGAGCGCGAGCGCCGCAAGCTCAAACGGCGCGCGGTATGA
- a CDS encoding TIGR03089 family protein, whose amino-acid sequence MSNSLANSVADSLAALLPSAADADRPWLVWYAPGERVELTGRVLHMWQCKIAGLLMTEASSAAPAGPLVHLDLGVHWRTLTWCGGVWLVGGAAVFAAPDSVVDQVDISVAFAPEGLHADAEVQVLVPREPLARRWPGALPPLVLDGVADVMPHPDSFTAGPFNGAAAAIVQYPGQAPDVPVQVSRDALAADPAGPRTGPARGRGAGARNVGSRGPGARRNRPGGGPRGACGVARRPDRSTRLPRCRRRAHAGGRPAGGRRSAGAAVTPQ is encoded by the coding sequence GTGAGCAACTCCCTTGCAAACTCCGTTGCAGACTCCCTTGCCGCCCTGCTGCCGTCCGCCGCGGACGCGGACCGCCCGTGGCTGGTGTGGTACGCGCCCGGTGAGCGCGTGGAGCTGACCGGCCGCGTCCTGCACATGTGGCAGTGCAAGATCGCCGGCCTGCTGATGACCGAGGCCTCCAGTGCGGCCCCCGCAGGGCCCCTCGTGCACCTGGACCTGGGGGTGCACTGGCGGACGCTGACCTGGTGCGGCGGCGTCTGGCTGGTCGGCGGGGCCGCGGTCTTCGCCGCCCCGGACTCGGTCGTCGACCAGGTTGACATCTCGGTCGCATTCGCGCCGGAGGGGCTTCATGCCGACGCCGAGGTGCAGGTGCTGGTACCGCGCGAGCCGTTGGCCCGCCGCTGGCCCGGCGCTCTGCCGCCGCTCGTGCTGGACGGCGTCGCCGACGTCATGCCCCACCCCGATTCCTTCACTGCGGGCCCATTCAACGGGGCCGCGGCCGCGATTGTGCAATACCCGGGGCAGGCGCCGGACGTCCCCGTCCAGGTGTCGCGCGATGCGCTCGCCGCCGACCCGGCCGGCCCCCGCACCGGCCCGGCCCGTGGGAGAGGCGCAGGCGCACGCAACGTGGGCTCACGGGGCCCTGGTGCACGCCGAAACCGCCCCGGAGGCGGTCCGCGGGGTGCTTGCGGCGTGGCGCGCCGGCCTGACCGCAGCACTCGTCTCCCCCGCTGCCGACGACGAGCTCATGCGGGCGGCCGCCCGGCAGGAGGGCGCCGATCCGCTGGCGCCGCAGTGACGCCACAGTGA
- the manA gene encoding mannose-6-phosphate isomerase, class I: MERLDGARQRYDWGSAEAIPEFLGVRADGEPWAEQWFGAHPAGVTRAGERTLAALIDSAPERLLGQDVVRRFGPKLPFLLKLIAPARVLSLQVHPSLEQAVEGYDLENEAGVPLDSPVRNYKDTNHKPEMVLALTHFEAVAGFRAPRRAAEVLADLHSPLARRMRRTLRLNPTRFGIRQVFTELISAGTRPQAGEIAELVAEIDARLTAGDSPSRRVDSNVISMWRAFPGDPGVAAALLLNPVTLRPGEAVFVPAGAVHAYVTGMGIEIMASSDNVLRAGLTTKHVDVPEMLACVDYVAAPPVRPAPEYLSRATRAYYAPVEDFELLVTSVVPADGRVQVPGRGPRIVLATEGETTITTPAGQARLTRGQALFVGADERTLAVEGEGTVVQADVP; this comes from the coding sequence ATGGAACGTCTTGATGGTGCGCGGCAGCGCTACGACTGGGGCTCGGCCGAGGCCATTCCCGAGTTCCTCGGCGTCCGGGCCGATGGGGAGCCGTGGGCCGAGCAGTGGTTCGGCGCCCACCCCGCCGGGGTCACGCGGGCCGGTGAGCGCACCCTCGCCGCGTTGATCGACTCCGCTCCGGAGCGTCTGCTGGGTCAGGACGTGGTGCGGCGCTTCGGCCCCAAGCTGCCCTTCCTGCTCAAGCTGATCGCCCCGGCCCGAGTGCTCTCCCTCCAGGTGCACCCGTCCCTGGAGCAGGCCGTCGAGGGCTATGACCTTGAGAACGAGGCCGGTGTTCCCCTGGACAGCCCTGTGCGCAACTACAAGGACACCAACCACAAGCCGGAGATGGTGCTGGCGCTGACCCATTTCGAGGCGGTTGCCGGCTTCCGTGCGCCGCGGCGGGCCGCGGAGGTGCTCGCAGACCTGCATTCCCCGCTGGCCAGGCGCATGCGCCGCACCCTGCGGCTGAATCCGACACGCTTCGGGATCCGGCAGGTGTTCACCGAGCTGATCTCCGCGGGAACCCGCCCGCAGGCCGGGGAGATCGCGGAGCTGGTGGCTGAGATCGATGCGCGGCTGACCGCCGGCGACTCCCCCTCGCGGCGCGTTGACTCCAATGTCATCAGCATGTGGCGCGCCTTCCCCGGCGATCCCGGTGTGGCCGCGGCCCTGCTGCTCAATCCCGTCACGCTGCGGCCGGGTGAGGCCGTGTTCGTGCCCGCAGGCGCCGTACACGCCTATGTCACCGGCATGGGGATCGAGATCATGGCCTCCTCGGACAACGTGCTGCGCGCCGGACTGACCACCAAGCACGTGGATGTGCCGGAGATGCTGGCCTGTGTGGACTATGTGGCGGCGCCGCCGGTGCGTCCCGCCCCTGAGTACCTCTCCCGGGCCACTCGCGCCTACTACGCGCCCGTGGAAGACTTCGAGCTGCTGGTCACCTCGGTCGTGCCTGCCGACGGGCGCGTGCAGGTGCCCGGCCGGGGGCCGCGGATCGTGCTGGCCACGGAGGGCGAGACGACGATCACGACGCCTGCGGGGCAGGCACGGCTCACCCGCGGGCAGGCCCTGTTCGTCGGCGCCGACGAGCGCACCCTCGCCGTCGAGGGGGAGGGGACGGTGGTGCAGGCCGACGTGCCCTGA
- the rfbA gene encoding glucose-1-phosphate thymidylyltransferase RfbA, whose amino-acid sequence MRGIILAGGSGTRLNPITLGTSKQLVPVYDKPMIYYPLSTLMLAGIQDVLVITTPHDAASFHRLLGDGSQLGVNLSYTVQEVPNGLAQAFVLGADFIGDQPAALVLGDNIFYGPGMGTRLRRHTSPDGGVVYAYQVADPTAYGVVEFDADFKAVSIEEKPSRPKSDYAVPGLYFYDNDVVEIAKNLTPSARGEYEITDINRTYLEAGRLAVEVLPRGTAWLDTGTFDSLADATSFVRTVQHRQGLNIGCPEEVAWRMGFIDDDGLRERAEPLVKSGYGQYLLGLLERERR is encoded by the coding sequence ATGCGAGGCATCATCCTGGCCGGCGGCTCCGGCACCCGACTCAACCCCATCACCCTGGGCACCTCCAAGCAGCTGGTGCCGGTGTACGACAAGCCGATGATCTACTACCCGCTGAGCACCCTCATGCTCGCAGGCATCCAGGACGTGCTGGTGATCACCACCCCGCATGACGCGGCCAGCTTCCACCGGCTGCTGGGCGACGGCTCGCAGCTGGGCGTGAACCTGTCCTACACGGTGCAGGAGGTCCCCAACGGACTGGCGCAGGCATTCGTCCTCGGCGCGGACTTCATCGGCGACCAGCCTGCCGCCCTGGTGCTGGGCGACAACATCTTCTACGGTCCCGGCATGGGGACGCGGCTGCGCCGCCACACCAGCCCCGACGGCGGCGTCGTCTACGCCTACCAGGTCGCCGATCCGACCGCCTACGGCGTGGTGGAGTTCGACGCCGACTTCAAGGCCGTCTCCATTGAGGAGAAGCCCTCCCGCCCCAAGTCCGACTACGCCGTGCCCGGCCTGTACTTCTACGACAACGACGTGGTGGAGATCGCCAAGAACCTCACTCCCTCCGCCCGCGGCGAGTACGAGATCACCGACATCAACCGCACCTACCTGGAGGCGGGCAGGCTCGCCGTGGAGGTGCTCCCCCGCGGCACCGCCTGGCTGGACACCGGCACCTTCGACTCCCTGGCCGACGCCACCAGCTTCGTGCGCACCGTCCAGCACCGCCAGGGACTGAACATCGGCTGCCCGGAGGAGGTCGCCTGGCGCATGGGCTTCATCGACGACGACGGCCTGCGCGAGCGCGCCGAGCCGCTGGTGAAGTCGGGCTACGGCCAGTACCTGCTCGGCCTGCTCGAGCGCGAGCGCCGCTGA
- a CDS encoding sugar nucleotide-binding protein, with the protein MTDTPDTPGTDGNGIELAKPLGVETTPIPGFLRIDLTVHGDNRGWFKENWQREKMTALGLPDFGPVQNNISFNDEVGVTRGIHAEPWDKFVSVATGRVFGAWVDLREGPSFGTVYTTVIDPSVAVFVPKGVGNAYQTLEPNTAYTYLVNDHWSPDAQYTFLNLADETVAVPWPIPLEQAIQSDKDRGHPRLADVVPFPAADTARPVAGRRVLVTGCKGQLGRELMKQLPEAGYAPTGVDLPEVDISDAEAMAAWDWSAYDIIINAAAWTNVDGAETTEGRRLSWRANATGPANLARQAARHGLTLVHISSEYTFDGELEPHTEAEPPSPLGVYGQSKAGGDAAVEATPNHYLVRTSWVVGDGKNFAKTMASLAARGITPKVVDDQTGRLTFTTDLAAGIIHLLRTGAEYGTYNLSGEGPVVSWCDVAKRVFALVGHSADEVTAVSTAEYYAGQEGIAPRPLRSALDLSKIEATGFTPGNSMERLDAYVPTIEL; encoded by the coding sequence ATGACTGACACCCCCGACACGCCCGGCACCGACGGCAACGGCATCGAGCTGGCCAAGCCGCTCGGCGTCGAGACCACCCCCATCCCCGGATTCCTGCGCATCGACCTGACCGTGCACGGGGACAACCGCGGCTGGTTCAAGGAGAACTGGCAGCGGGAGAAGATGACGGCACTGGGACTGCCGGACTTCGGGCCGGTGCAGAACAACATCTCCTTCAACGACGAGGTCGGGGTGACCCGCGGCATCCACGCCGAACCGTGGGACAAGTTCGTCTCCGTCGCCACCGGGCGCGTCTTCGGCGCCTGGGTGGACCTGCGTGAGGGCCCGTCCTTCGGCACCGTGTACACCACCGTGATCGACCCGTCGGTGGCGGTGTTCGTACCCAAGGGCGTGGGCAACGCCTACCAGACGCTGGAGCCCAACACCGCCTACACCTACCTGGTCAACGACCACTGGTCGCCCGACGCCCAGTACACCTTCCTGAACCTGGCCGATGAGACCGTCGCCGTGCCCTGGCCGATCCCGTTGGAGCAGGCCATCCAGTCGGACAAGGACCGCGGGCACCCGCGCCTGGCCGACGTCGTCCCCTTCCCCGCCGCTGACACCGCACGGCCCGTGGCGGGCCGGCGCGTGCTGGTCACCGGCTGCAAGGGACAGCTCGGCCGGGAGCTGATGAAGCAGCTGCCCGAGGCCGGCTACGCCCCCACCGGCGTCGACCTGCCGGAGGTGGACATCTCCGACGCCGAGGCCATGGCCGCATGGGACTGGTCGGCCTACGACATCATCATCAACGCCGCCGCCTGGACGAACGTGGACGGCGCCGAGACCACCGAGGGACGGCGCCTGTCCTGGCGGGCGAACGCCACCGGCCCGGCCAACCTGGCCCGGCAGGCGGCCCGGCACGGGCTCACGCTCGTGCACATCTCCAGCGAGTACACCTTCGACGGTGAGCTCGAGCCCCACACGGAGGCCGAGCCCCCCAGCCCGCTGGGCGTGTACGGCCAGTCGAAGGCGGGCGGCGACGCCGCCGTCGAGGCCACTCCCAACCACTACCTGGTGCGCACCTCCTGGGTGGTGGGCGACGGCAAGAACTTCGCCAAGACCATGGCCTCGCTGGCCGCCCGCGGCATCACGCCCAAGGTGGTGGACGACCAGACCGGCCGCCTCACCTTCACCACCGACCTGGCCGCCGGGATCATCCACCTGCTGCGCACCGGCGCCGAGTACGGCACCTACAACCTCTCCGGTGAGGGCCCCGTGGTCTCCTGGTGCGACGTCGCCAAGCGGGTCTTTGCGCTGGTGGGGCACAGCGCCGACGAGGTCACTGCCGTGTCCACCGCCGAGTACTACGCCGGGCAGGAGGGCATCGCCCCCCGCCCCCTTCGCAGCGCCCTGGACCTGAGCAAGATCGAGGCCACCGGCTTCACCCCGGGCAACTCCATGGAGCGCCTGGACGCCTACGTACCCACCATCGAGCTGTGA
- a CDS encoding DUF2142 domain-containing protein, whose protein sequence is MVVGFILCAAGRALLIPLFGSADEVNHLDYAFQLFHGQWPDFFAGPVIPGAGPRSPLSVQAVSQHPPLFYLIMAPFAGGLTDSFGVLIAGLAARAVNVLLGAAAVAMIGYAARAAFPNHRLLAPAATLVAALCCSMLGVAGAVYNDTLATFMMAACTALACRFIRLGPSRRRWILLAVVCCAALLTRLSLMVVVAVCMLAIVAEGIVRGQGRDRWGRWTSLLNAVGVGGLVVLSSGWFYLRNLRLTGTITGGHPQWAAEHFNTVQVSVGELAARPETWQRLLSLFVPVPALGGVGLVLIVAPTVCGLGAAAGAVARKRVTWEDLLVAGLLGAELLLVVVMQLKYSAGGGGLHPRYLLPALLALAVVMAAGLTCSRRLAGLLTGAWFAAWAVFFVRWWGQQAQRGLAGPGGGFPTWPVLATLLLGAALMVWAFVVIRIGRLGGASALSRAE, encoded by the coding sequence GTGGTCGTCGGATTCATCCTGTGCGCCGCCGGCCGTGCACTGCTGATACCGCTGTTCGGCAGTGCGGACGAGGTGAACCACCTCGACTACGCCTTCCAGCTCTTCCACGGGCAGTGGCCCGACTTCTTCGCCGGACCGGTCATCCCGGGGGCGGGCCCCAGGTCGCCGCTGTCGGTGCAGGCGGTCTCCCAGCATCCGCCGCTGTTCTACCTGATCATGGCGCCGTTTGCGGGAGGGCTGACGGACTCCTTCGGCGTGCTGATCGCGGGACTCGCCGCCCGGGCGGTCAACGTACTGCTCGGCGCGGCCGCCGTGGCAATGATCGGCTACGCCGCGCGGGCGGCCTTCCCGAACCACCGGCTGCTGGCTCCCGCCGCGACGCTGGTCGCCGCACTGTGCTGCTCGATGCTGGGGGTGGCCGGGGCCGTGTACAACGACACCCTGGCCACCTTCATGATGGCCGCCTGCACCGCGCTCGCCTGCCGGTTCATCCGGCTGGGCCCATCGCGTCGGCGCTGGATCCTGCTCGCCGTGGTGTGCTGCGCCGCGCTGCTCACCCGCCTGTCCCTGATGGTGGTGGTTGCGGTGTGCATGCTCGCGATCGTCGCCGAGGGGATCGTGCGGGGCCAGGGACGGGACCGCTGGGGCCGGTGGACCTCGCTGCTCAACGCCGTCGGCGTGGGGGGACTGGTCGTCCTGTCGTCGGGCTGGTTCTATCTGCGCAACCTGCGGCTCACCGGGACGATCACCGGCGGGCATCCGCAGTGGGCGGCCGAGCACTTCAATACCGTCCAGGTGTCGGTGGGTGAGCTTGCCGCGCGCCCGGAGACCTGGCAGCGGCTGCTGTCGCTATTCGTGCCGGTTCCCGCCCTGGGTGGCGTCGGGCTGGTGCTGATCGTGGCGCCCACCGTCTGCGGACTCGGTGCCGCCGCAGGGGCCGTGGCGCGTAAACGTGTTACCTGGGAGGATCTGCTCGTCGCCGGACTGCTGGGCGCCGAGCTTCTTCTGGTCGTGGTGATGCAGCTGAAGTACTCCGCCGGTGGAGGCGGACTGCATCCGCGCTACCTGCTGCCGGCGCTGCTCGCGCTGGCGGTGGTGATGGCCGCGGGGCTGACCTGTTCGCGTCGTCTGGCCGGTCTGCTCACCGGTGCCTGGTTCGCCGCGTGGGCGGTGTTCTTCGTGCGCTGGTGGGGGCAGCAGGCGCAGCGGGGCTTGGCCGGCCCAGGCGGAGGATTCCCGACCTGGCCCGTGCTCGCGACGCTGTTGCTCGGTGCGGCGCTCATGGTGTGGGCGTTCGTCGTGATCCGGATCGGCAGGCTGGGAGGGGCGTCGGCGCTCAGCCGTGCCGAGTAG
- a CDS encoding UDP-glucose dehydrogenase family protein, translated as MRISVIGCGYLGAVHAASMAELGHTVVGVDVDARKVELLSQGKAPFFEPGFEEILQRNVQSGRLSFTTDYAAIAGAQVHFIGVGTPQSETGAANLTYVDAAVDGMLPHLGKCTDGPEIVAGKSTVPVGTAARLAERIAPTGVTLVWNPEFLREGFAVQDTLAPDRMVYGLPADAQAAAAAQAVLDELYRPIIDAGKPRLVMDYQTAELVKISANAFLATKISFINAMAQICDAADADVTALAGAIGLDDRIGKRFLRAGIGFGGGCLPKDIRAFQARAHELGVGESLGFLAEVDKVNDAVRHSVVDTARRLLGEDLAGKRVAVLGAAFKPDSDDMRNSPALDLAQELVDLSASVVVVDPAAGPILADREDLPYEVADSIEAALTGADLVVLGTEWKQFTTFDPARAAELVARRIVIDGRNALPREDWKAAGFTYAGIGRR; from the coding sequence ATGCGTATTTCCGTGATTGGTTGTGGATACCTGGGCGCCGTGCACGCCGCCTCGATGGCCGAGCTGGGTCACACCGTGGTGGGTGTCGACGTCGACGCTCGCAAGGTCGAGCTGCTCTCCCAGGGCAAGGCCCCCTTCTTCGAGCCCGGCTTCGAGGAGATCCTGCAGCGCAACGTGCAGTCGGGCCGGCTGAGCTTCACCACCGACTATGCGGCTATCGCCGGCGCGCAGGTGCACTTCATCGGCGTGGGCACGCCCCAGTCGGAGACCGGCGCCGCCAACCTCACCTATGTGGACGCCGCGGTGGACGGCATGCTGCCGCACCTGGGCAAGTGCACCGACGGGCCGGAGATCGTCGCCGGCAAGTCCACCGTCCCGGTGGGGACGGCGGCCCGCCTCGCGGAGCGGATCGCCCCCACCGGGGTCACCCTGGTGTGGAATCCCGAGTTCCTGCGGGAGGGCTTCGCGGTCCAGGACACGCTCGCCCCCGACCGTATGGTCTACGGGCTGCCGGCCGACGCGCAGGCTGCGGCGGCGGCGCAGGCGGTGCTCGATGAGCTGTACCGGCCGATCATCGACGCCGGCAAGCCGCGTCTGGTCATGGACTACCAGACCGCGGAGCTGGTGAAGATCTCCGCCAACGCGTTCCTGGCCACCAAGATCTCCTTCATCAACGCCATGGCGCAGATCTGCGACGCCGCCGACGCCGACGTGACCGCCTTGGCCGGTGCCATCGGCCTGGATGACCGGATCGGCAAGCGCTTCCTGCGCGCCGGAATCGGCTTCGGCGGCGGCTGCCTGCCCAAGGACATTCGTGCCTTCCAGGCGCGCGCCCATGAGCTGGGCGTCGGCGAGTCGCTCGGCTTCCTGGCGGAGGTGGACAAGGTAAACGACGCCGTTCGCCATTCCGTGGTGGACACCGCCCGCCGCCTCCTGGGCGAGGACCTGGCCGGCAAGCGGGTGGCCGTGCTCGGGGCCGCCTTCAAGCCCGACAGCGACGACATGCGCAACTCCCCCGCCCTGGACCTGGCTCAGGAGCTGGTGGACCTGTCCGCCTCGGTGGTGGTGGTGGACCCGGCCGCCGGCCCGATCCTGGCCGACCGGGAGGATCTGCCCTACGAGGTCGCCGACTCCATTGAGGCGGCACTGACCGGTGCCGACCTGGTGGTCCTGGGCACCGAGTGGAAGCAGTTCACCACCTTCGATCCCGCCAGGGCCGCCGAGCTGGTGGCCCGCCGCATCGTCATCGACGGCCGCAACGCGCTTCCGCGCGAGGACTGGAAGGCCGCGGGCTTCACCTACGCGGGCATCGGTCGGCGCTGA
- a CDS encoding C39 family peptidase: MQRHASWTPRTVAVSFMLSLALVSPVAVADPVAQPTPTPSATATATSESAPPSEGTALPQATAEPTVRSTPTAPAPAEPTATADDGASPIGPAAVTGTDSQAGAAKQGQTDAGAACALPSGVAAGAANARGTEKNLGSTYYFANTFTSKATTVITYGRNNDTALVGDWNGDGKDTLAVRRGNYYFFSNRLVGGAADVVIIFGRATDQVLVGDWNGDGRDTLAVRRGNQYFILNCLRGGVADMQITYGRAGDQVLVGDWNGDGKDTLAIRRGKEYHVSNTLKSGVADRVFGYGRSGDEVYAGDWNGDGKDTFAVRRGNVFHVKNSLSGGNADQQVSYGRATDLVLVGDWNGDGRDTFGLRRPPAAKPAQTVFTFDVAWAGQPNNFFCGPTSGYMILRYKKAGSSKATGASLTIENVASAMATRRYGYTSFHDRKFQQGMNAWLGRNVYSTIHTPTPAVVQTKVKQSFSKGYPVAVDEQERRGGPHFNGHSNSTFSHIMVVTGYNTKTDAVQFADPGATLWGGASQKFWYPSLSTFTRNFLQYEYVNDGRQHIGIFTP; encoded by the coding sequence ATGCAGCGTCACGCTTCATGGACCCCGCGCACCGTCGCCGTGTCCTTCATGCTCTCGCTCGCCCTCGTATCGCCGGTCGCGGTCGCCGACCCGGTCGCGCAGCCGACGCCGACGCCCTCCGCGACCGCTACCGCGACGTCCGAGTCGGCACCGCCGAGCGAGGGCACTGCACTCCCGCAGGCCACCGCGGAGCCGACCGTGCGGTCCACGCCGACGGCGCCCGCCCCGGCGGAGCCCACCGCCACCGCGGACGACGGCGCATCGCCCATCGGTCCCGCCGCGGTGACGGGTACGGACTCGCAGGCGGGAGCAGCGAAGCAGGGGCAGACGGACGCCGGGGCCGCCTGCGCCCTGCCCAGTGGGGTGGCCGCCGGGGCCGCCAACGCCCGCGGCACCGAGAAGAACCTCGGCAGCACCTACTACTTCGCCAACACCTTCACGTCCAAGGCCACCACGGTCATCACCTATGGCCGCAACAATGACACGGCGCTGGTCGGTGACTGGAACGGTGACGGTAAGGACACCCTGGCCGTCCGCCGCGGCAACTACTACTTCTTCTCAAACCGGCTCGTCGGCGGCGCAGCGGACGTGGTCATCATCTTCGGGCGCGCGACGGATCAGGTGCTCGTGGGCGACTGGAACGGCGACGGCAGGGACACCCTGGCCGTCCGCCGCGGCAACCAGTACTTCATCCTCAACTGCCTGCGCGGGGGCGTAGCCGATATGCAGATCACCTACGGGCGTGCAGGGGATCAGGTGCTCGTGGGCGACTGGAACGGTGACGGTAAGGACACCCTGGCCATTCGCCGCGGCAAGGAGTACCACGTGTCCAACACGCTTAAGAGCGGGGTGGCGGATAGGGTCTTCGGCTACGGGCGATCGGGAGACGAGGTATACGCCGGCGACTGGAACGGCGACGGGAAGGACACCTTCGCGGTGCGTCGCGGCAACGTGTTCCACGTGAAGAACTCACTGTCCGGTGGGAATGCGGACCAGCAGGTCTCCTACGGCAGGGCGACCGACCTGGTACTGGTGGGCGACTGGAACGGTGACGGCAGGGACACCTTCGGGCTGCGCCGTCCGCCGGCCGCCAAGCCGGCCCAGACCGTCTTCACCTTCGACGTCGCCTGGGCCGGGCAGCCGAACAACTTCTTCTGCGGGCCCACCTCGGGATACATGATCCTGCGGTACAAGAAGGCCGGCAGCTCCAAGGCGACCGGTGCCTCGCTGACCATTGAGAATGTCGCATCCGCCATGGCGACGCGGCGCTACGGCTACACCTCCTTCCACGACCGCAAGTTCCAGCAGGGCATGAATGCCTGGCTCGGCAGGAACGTGTACTCCACGATCCACACGCCCACGCCCGCAGTGGTGCAGACGAAGGTGAAGCAGTCGTTCTCGAAGGGATACCCAGTCGCCGTTGACGAGCAGGAGCGCCGCGGAGGGCCCCACTTCAACGGCCACAGCAACTCCACGTTCTCGCACATCATGGTAGTCACGGGCTACAACACCAAGACCGATGCGGTGCAGTTCGCCGACCCCGGCGCCACGCTGTGGGGCGGTGCCTCGCAGAAGTTCTGGTACCCATCACTGTCGACGTTCACCCGCAACTTCCTCCAGTACGAGTACGTCAATGACGGGCGCCAGCACATCGGCATCTTCACCCCCTGA